One Rissa tridactyla isolate bRisTri1 chromosome 1, bRisTri1.patW.cur.20221130, whole genome shotgun sequence DNA segment encodes these proteins:
- the DHTKD1 gene encoding 2-oxoadipate dehydrogenase complex component E1, protein MAAAASVVRCALWRGGLRRWYRTERGVYGYKPRKAASGPAAEPRGAGASGKAVDHALARLITAYAEHGHKAAKINPLFAGQAVMNMVPEIQELTEVLQGPLITTGLLNMGKEEASLEDVLAYLDHIYCGHISIETSQLPTLEEREWFAKRFEELKQEAFTPEEKKHLCKLMLESQEFDHFLATKFATVKRYGGEGAESMMGFFHELFKMCAYSGVTDIILGMPHRGRLNLLTGLLQLPPELMFRKMRGLSEFPENSAAIGDVLSHLTSSVDLDFGSHRPVHVTLLPNPSHLEAINPVAVGKTRGRQQTLLDGDYSPESSAQPGDKVICLQVHGDAAFSGQGIVPETLTLSNLPHFRVGGSIHLIVNNQLGYTTPPERGRSSLYCSDIGKIVGCAVIHVNGDDPEEVVRATRLAVEYQRQFRKDVIVDLLCYRQWGHNELDEPFFTNPSMYKIIRSRKSIPDTYAEHLIAAGLMTEAEVSDIRTTYYSKLNDHLANMTLYSPPPTNLQAHWKGFVEPSAKITTWDTGMPVPLLQFIGVKSVEVPEELQMHSHLLKTYARSRVQKMEEGKKIDWATAEALAFGSLLSQGFNIRLSGQDVGRGTFSQRHAMLVCQETDDTYIPLNHMSPDQKGFLEVSNSPLSEEAVLGFEYGMSIESPKLLPIWEAQFGDFFNGAQIIFDTFISGGEAKWLLQSGIVILLPHGYDGAGPEHSSCRMERFLQMCDSSEEGVDGDQVNMSVVHPTTPAQYFHLLRRQMVRNFRKPLIVVSPKVLLRLPAAVSSFEEMAPRTTFKPVIGDSSVDPKSVTQVVLCSGKHYYALVKQRETLGEKQHNTAILRLEELCPFPLEALQQELSKYSRAKVFIWSQEEPQNMGPWSFVSPRFEKQVGIKLRLVSRPPLPAPAVGIGTLHHQQQEDILTNTFI, encoded by the exons atggcggcggcggcgagcgtcGTGCGCTGCGCTCTGTGGCGGGGCGGCCTGAGGCGCTGGTACCGCACCGAGCGGGGCGTCTACGGCTACAAACCGCGGAAGGCGGCGAGCGGGCCAGCGGCAGAGCCGCGCGGAGCCGGGGCGAGCGGCAAAGCAG ttGACCATGCTCTTGCTCGTTTAATAACTGCATACGCTGAACATGGCCACAAAGCAGCCAAAATAAACCCGCTGTTTGCTGGACAAGCTGTTATGAACATGGTACCCGAAATCCAAGAGTTGACTGAAGTTCTTCAAGGGCCTCTCATTACTACAG GGCTTCTAAACATGGGAAAAGAAGAGGCTTCCCTAGAGGATGTGTTGGCTTACCTTGACCATATATACTGTGGGCATATTTCCATAGAAACAAGCCAGCTTCCAACTTTGGAGGAAAGAGAATGGTTTGCTAAAAGGTTTGAAGAACTAAAACAAGAAGCATTTACACCCGAAGAGAAAAAACACTTGTGCAAACTGATGTTGGAGTCGCAG GAGTTTGATCACTTCTTAGCCACAAAATTTGCCACCGTGAAGCGGTATGGTGGTGAAGGAGCAGAGAGTATGATGGGTTTCTTCCATGAGTTGTTCAAGATGTGTGCGTACAGTGGGGTGACGGATATCATTCTTGGAATGCCTCATCGTGGAAGACTTAATCTTCTCACAGGTTTACTTCAGCTTCCACCTGAG CTCATGTTCCGTAAGATGCGTGGTTTGAGTGAGTTTCCAGAGAATTCAGCAGCCATCGGGGATGTTCTCTCCCACCTGACATCTTCTGTAGATCTTGACTTCGGTTCCCACAGGCCTGTGCATGTCACCTTGCTCCCTAACCCCTCACACTTAGAAGCAATCAATCCAGTGGCCGTGGGAAAGACACGAGGAAGGCAACAGACCCTGCTCGATGGAGATTACTCCCCAGagagctctgcacagcctggagaCAAAGTTATTTGCCTGCAG GTTCATGGCGATGCTGCTTTCTCTGGGCAAGGGATTGTTCCTGAAACACTGACCCTCTCTAATCTACCACATTTCAGAGTTGGTGGGAGCATCCATTTGATTGTTAATAACCAGCTGGGCTATACCACTCCTCCAGAGCGGGGAAGATCATCTCTGTACTGTAGTGACATTG GTAAAATTGTTGGATGTGCGGTTATCCACGTGAATGGGGATGATCCTGAAGAAGTTGTCCGTGCCACACGACTGGCTGTTGAGTACCAACGCCAGTTCCGCAAGGACGTGATAGTAGACCTGTTGTGCTACAGACAGTGGGGCCACAATGAACTTGATGAGCCGTTCTTCACCAACCCCAGCATGTACAAAATCATCAG ATCCCGCAAGAGCATCCCAGACACATACGCAGAACACCTAATAGCTGCTGGGCTCATGACTGAGGCTGAAGTATCTGACATAAGGACGACATACTATTCTAAGCTGAATGATCACCTTGCCAACATGACTTTGTATAGTCCACCTCCTACCAACCTGCAGGCTCACTGGAAAGGCTTTGTTGAGCCTTCTGCAAAAATCACCACTTGGGACACGGGTATGCCTGTACCACTTCTGCAGTTTATTGGAGTCAAGTCTGTAGAGGTGCCTGAAGAACTCCAGATGCACAGCCATCTTCTGAAGACCTACGCACGG TCAAGAGTTCAAaaaatggaggaaggaaaaaagattgACTGGGCAACAGCTGAAGCTTTAGCGTTTGGTTCCCTGCTGAGCCAAG GGTTTAATATCAGACTAAGTGGACAAGATGTTGGCAGAGGAACCTTTAGCCAACGACACGCCATGTTGGTCTGCCAAGAGACAGATGACACCTACATTCCTCTGAATCATATGTCCCCAGACCAGAAAGGTTTCCTAGAG GTGAGTAACAGTCCCTTGTCTGAAGAAGCTGTGCTTGGTTTTGAATATGGAATGAGTATTGAGAGCCCTAAGTTACTGCCAATTTGGGAAGCTCAATTTGGAGACTTCTTTAATGGAGCCCAGATAATATTTGACACTTTCATCTCTGGAG GTGAGGCCAAATGGCTTCTGCAGAGTGGCATAGTAATTCTTCTTCCCCATGGCTATGATGGTGCAGGCCCTGAGCACTCGTCCTGCCGGATGGAACGGTTCTTACAG ATGTGTGACAGCTCAGAAGAGGGAGTCGATGGGGACCAGGTGAACATGTCAGTTGtgcatcccaccaccccagcacagTATTTCCATTTACTCCGGCGGCAAATGGTCCGAAACTTCAGGAAACCTCTCATTGTTGTTTCTCCCAAAGTGTTACTCAGGCTGCCC GCTGCTGTATCAAGTTTTGAAGAAATGGCCCCAAGGACAACATTCAAGCCTGTAATTGGTGACTCGTCCGTAGACCCTAAAAG tgtcaCCCAAGTGGTGCTTTGTTCTGGTAAGCATTACTATGCTTTGGTGAAGCAGAGAGAGACACTAGGAGAGAAACAGCACAACACAGCTATTCTGAGGCTTGAAGAACTCTGTCCTTTCCCCTTGGAAGCTCTACAGCAAGAGTTGAGCAAATACAGCCGTGCCAAAG TCTTCATCTGGAGTCAGGAAGAACCACAGAACATGGGTCCATGGTCCTTTGTGTCCCCACGGTTTGAAAAGCAGGTGGGGATTAAG CTCCGTCTTGTGAGCAGACCTCCTTTACCAGCCCCAGCAGTTGGCATTGGAACCCtacaccaccagcagcaggaagACATTCTTACCAACACATTTATCTAA